The Rudaeicoccus suwonensis sequence TTCGATGGCTCGTCCACCGCGCGATCCGGCGGGTCGTTCGGCTCATGGAGGACCGCACCCACGAACGCCCCGAGACCGGTCGCGCCGGGCGAGTCCTGCGGCAGGCGACCGGCCTGGATTCCGAGCGACGCATCCAGCGCGCCGCGACGATGGGTTCGTTGCTGCGGTCGGTGACCACGATCCTCATCTTCGGCATCGCCGCGCTCACCGCGATGGGTGCTCTCGGCGTGCCGCTGGCGCCGTTGCTGGCCTCGGCCGGAGTCGGTGGGGTCGCCATCGGTTTCGGTTCACAGAGCCTGGTCAAGGACTTCCTCTCCGGCATCTTCATGATCCTGGAGGATCAGTACGGCGTGGGCGACGTCATCGACACCGGTGAGGCGATCGGCACGGTCGAGGAGGTCACCCTGCGCATCACGCGGGTGCGCGACGGCAGCGGAGTGGTGTGGTACGTCCGCAACGGCGCGATCGCGCGCGTCGGCAACCAGTCTCAAGGCTGGGCGGTCGGATTGATCGACATACCGATCGGGTATGACGAATCCGTCGAGCACGCTCTGCAGGTGCTGCGCGATGTCGTCAAGGCGATCGACAGCGAATCTCCCTGGAACGACAAACTTTTGGAGGAACCAACCGTGGCAGGCGTCGAGTCCGTCACCGGCGGCGTGGTGACCCTGCGGATCACCGCCAAGTGTCTGCCGAACGAGCAGTATGCCGTCGGCCGCGAAATCCGCGAGCGCGCCAAGCTGGCGCTGGATGCAGCCGGCGTGAAGGGGCCACAACTGCCGCCATACCTCACTCCCCCGACGACCTGAAAGGATCGTCTCCGTGACGAACACGTTTTACGACGAGGTCGGCGGTCACGCCACCTTCGAGAAGTTGGTGCGTGAGTTCTACCGCGGTGTCGAGGGCGACCCGACGCTGCGGGCGCTCTATCCGGAGGAGGATCTCGGCCCCGCCGAGGAGCGGCTGCGCGGCTTTCTCGAGCAGTACTGGGGCGGCCCGACCACCTACAGTCAGGAACGCGGCCACCCTCGACTTCGTATGCGGCACATGCCTTTTCGAGTGACACCCGATCAGCGCGACCGCTGGTTGCTGCACATGATGGCCGGTGTCGACAGCCTCGAGCTGGACGCCGCGCACGACGCGATGCTGCGCGACTACCTGACGCGCGCGGCGTACTCGATGGTCAACGCCTGGGAGGACTGACGCACGATGACTGCACCGACAACCACGACCACCGGGGCGACCAGCGCCGACATACTTCACACTGCCCGCCCGGACGCCGAGTGGTGGCGCCGCGCGGTGATCTACCAGATCTACCCACGCTCATGGGCAGACTCCAACGCTGACGGCATCGGCGACCTGCCGGGCATCACGGCACGCCTGCCGTACCTGAAAACCCTTGGCGTCGATGCAATCTGGTTGTCGCCGTTCTATCCGTCGCCGCAGGCCGATGCCGGGTATGACGTTGCCGACTACCGCGACGTCGACCCGATCTTCGGCACTCTTGCTGATGCCGATCAGCTCATCGCCACCTCGCACGAGCTGAACCTGAAGGTCATCGTCGACCTCGTGCCGAACCACACCTCCGATGAGCACGCGTGGTTCCGCGCGGCTCTGGCGGCAGGTCCGGGCAGTCGCGAGCGCGGGCGCTACATGTTCCGCGAGGGCACGGGCGCTGACGGTGCACTGCCACCGAACAACTGGCAGAGCGTTTTCGGCGGACCTGCGTGGACGCGTGTCACCGAGGCCGACGGCCGCCCGGGGCAGTGGTATCTGCACCTGTTCGACGTCAAGCAGCCCGACCTCAACTGGCACGACCAGCAGGTGCGAGACGAATTCGACGACGTGCTGCGGTTCTGGCTGGATCGAGGTGCCGACGGCTTCCGCGTCGATGTCGCGCATGGGCTGATCAAGGCCGAGGGATTGCCCGACTGGGCTGGACCGCTCAACATGCTCGACCTCAAGGACGACGGAAAGCCCCCGATGTGGGACCAGGACCAGGTGCACGAGATCTACCGCCACTGGCGCGGTGTGCTCGACTCGTATGGCGGCGGCGACGACAGTTCGCGCGCGATGTGCGCCGAGGCGTGGGTGCAGCCGGCCGACCGGGCAGCGATGTATGTGCGTCCCGATGAATTCCAGCAGGCGTTCAACTTCGAGTTCATGCAGACGCCATGGGAGGCGGCCGCACTGCGCTCCTCCATCGCCGACTCGTACCAGGCGAACGACGAGGTGGGCGCACCGACAACCTGGGTGTTGTCCAATCACGACGTCGTGCGCCACGCGTCGCGCCTCGGGCTGCCTGTCGGTAATCCGCGCCCGAATGGCATCGGCGCCGACGATCCTCAGCCTGATGCCGCGCTGGGGCTGCGCCGTGCCCGCGCCGCGACGATGCTCATGCTCGCGCTGCCCGGCGGTGCCTACATCTACCAGGGTGAAGAGCTCGGCCTGCCCGAACACACCGGCCTACCGGACGACGCTCGCCAAGATCCGACCTTCGCACGTACGGGCGGAGCCGAACTCGGCCGTGACGGCTGCCGGATTCC is a genomic window containing:
- a CDS encoding globin, with protein sequence MTNTFYDEVGGHATFEKLVREFYRGVEGDPTLRALYPEEDLGPAEERLRGFLEQYWGGPTTYSQERGHPRLRMRHMPFRVTPDQRDRWLLHMMAGVDSLELDAAHDAMLRDYLTRAAYSMVNAWED
- a CDS encoding mechanosensitive ion channel family protein, whose translation is MPDLHLDSKTSTSPWEWFVGTPLMVVCIIIGAVALRWLVHRAIRRVVRLMEDRTHERPETGRAGRVLRQATGLDSERRIQRAATMGSLLRSVTTILIFGIAALTAMGALGVPLAPLLASAGVGGVAIGFGSQSLVKDFLSGIFMILEDQYGVGDVIDTGEAIGTVEEVTLRITRVRDGSGVVWYVRNGAIARVGNQSQGWAVGLIDIPIGYDESVEHALQVLRDVVKAIDSESPWNDKLLEEPTVAGVESVTGGVVTLRITAKCLPNEQYAVGREIRERAKLALDAAGVKGPQLPPYLTPPTT
- a CDS encoding glycoside hydrolase family 13 protein, translated to MTAPTTTTTGATSADILHTARPDAEWWRRAVIYQIYPRSWADSNADGIGDLPGITARLPYLKTLGVDAIWLSPFYPSPQADAGYDVADYRDVDPIFGTLADADQLIATSHELNLKVIVDLVPNHTSDEHAWFRAALAAGPGSRERGRYMFREGTGADGALPPNNWQSVFGGPAWTRVTEADGRPGQWYLHLFDVKQPDLNWHDQQVRDEFDDVLRFWLDRGADGFRVDVAHGLIKAEGLPDWAGPLNMLDLKDDGKPPMWDQDQVHEIYRHWRGVLDSYGGGDDSSRAMCAEAWVQPADRAAMYVRPDEFQQAFNFEFMQTPWEAAALRSSIADSYQANDEVGAPTTWVLSNHDVVRHASRLGLPVGNPRPNGIGADDPQPDAALGLRRARAATMLMLALPGGAYIYQGEELGLPEHTGLPDDARQDPTFARTGGAELGRDGCRIPMPWVKDAPTHGFGPGGDPWLPQPGEYADLAVDQQDGVTGSTLELYRTLLWVRREFDLGEGGLRELDFGPDVVAYEIQARRTATVLVNLGAKPIVLPANSAILVASQPGISDELPPDCAVWLTPRA